A genomic window from Atribacterota bacterium includes:
- the murD gene encoding UDP-N-acetylmuramoyl-L-alanine--D-glutamate ligase has protein sequence MKKLLNLKNKKITVMGLGLNRGGLGVAKYLAGSGADVLVTDLKTSHELQKTMAELKDYDITYVLGGHRVEDFIGRDMIIQNPGVPNHSKYLQIAREFGTPIETDLSLFLKVCPSTKFIAVGGTKGKSTVTDLIYHIFCRAGKDIVHAGNIGISVFDVLPKIKENTLVLLEISSWQLEGIQHLQFKPQIAVLTNILPDHLDRYDSFEEYSRSEKIICKYLDRTNILVTSFDNSITRNLSQQTTAEISWFSTKREVTQGTYLKGNALFFKHTNRQVQFSETNNIHVPGNHNISNILAAANVGFLMDLSASDISGAIKDFSGVPNRLEKIRTLNGINFYNDTCATTPEAAAAAVQSFPGIPLIIILGGKDKKLKYDCLCRTIISNNNIAHLVILRHPEYDASEMIINKLKGKKFQKKIHVRQSMAEAVDTAYTLAQPGTNILLSPAATSFGLFVNEFDRGNSFRKAVSNL, from the coding sequence AAATTTAAAAAATAAAAAGATTACAGTAATGGGTTTAGGTTTAAATCGTGGAGGTTTGGGTGTTGCCAAATATCTGGCCGGTTCCGGAGCAGATGTGCTGGTCACTGATTTAAAAACCAGTCATGAACTGCAGAAAACTATGGCTGAATTAAAAGATTATGATATTACATATGTACTGGGTGGACATAGAGTAGAAGATTTTATCGGAAGAGATATGATTATTCAAAATCCGGGAGTCCCAAATCATTCAAAATACTTACAAATAGCAAGAGAATTTGGTACTCCTATTGAAACAGATTTATCATTATTTCTTAAAGTTTGCCCTTCCACAAAGTTTATTGCCGTAGGAGGTACAAAAGGCAAGAGTACTGTAACAGATTTAATTTATCATATTTTTTGTCGAGCTGGAAAAGATATAGTACATGCAGGCAATATAGGTATATCTGTTTTTGATGTATTACCTAAAATCAAAGAAAACACACTGGTACTGCTGGAAATTTCCAGCTGGCAACTGGAAGGAATTCAACACCTGCAGTTTAAACCACAGATTGCAGTATTGACTAATATTCTGCCTGACCACTTAGACCGTTATGACAGTTTTGAAGAATATTCCCGTTCAGAAAAAATAATCTGTAAATATCTGGATAGAACTAACATTCTGGTTACCAGTTTTGATAATTCAATTACAAGAAATCTCTCTCAACAAACAACTGCTGAAATATCTTGGTTCAGTACAAAAAGAGAGGTTACTCAGGGAACTTATTTAAAAGGGAATGCATTGTTTTTTAAGCATACAAACAGGCAGGTTCAGTTTTCAGAAACCAACAATATCCATGTTCCTGGAAATCATAACATAAGTAATATTTTAGCGGCTGCTAATGTTGGTTTTCTCATGGATTTATCAGCATCAGATATTTCCGGGGCAATTAAAGATTTTTCGGGAGTACCCAACCGTCTGGAAAAAATACGGACTTTAAATGGAATTAATTTTTACAATGATACCTGTGCTACTACTCCGGAAGCTGCAGCAGCTGCGGTACAATCATTTCCCGGGATACCCTTGATTATAATTCTTGGTGGAAAAGACAAAAAATTGAAATATGATTGCTTGTGCCGTACGATTATAAGCAATAATAATATTGCCCATCTTGTAATTCTAAGGCACCCGGAATATGATGCTTCAGAAATGATAATAAATAAATTAAAAGGAAAAAAATTTCAAAAGAAAATACATGTCAGACAGTCAATGGCTGAAGCAGTAGACACGGCATATACCCTGGCACAACCGGGTACAAATATTTTACTGTCTCCTGCAGCTACCAGCTTCGGCCTTTTTGTAAATGAATTTGACAGGGGCAATTCATTTCGAAAAGCAGTCTCTAATCTGTGA